The genomic DNA CCGAGCGCTGAGCCCGGTGGCACACCCGGTCAGGACCGGGACCGGGGTCAGGTCGATCGCGGGCCGCTGCCCCGCAGGTACCTGAACGTGGACGGGAGGACGGACAGCACGACGACCGCGGCCGCGCCGACCAGGCCGACGGCGTTCACGGCCGTGCCGAGGTCGAGCGGTGGCACGGAGTCGAGGATGAGCAGCAGCCAGCCGTAGTACGCGAGGTAGGCGAGAAGCGGCACGGCTCCGCCGACGGCCATCAGGACCGCTCCGGCGACCTTGCGCGCGATCGCCGTGCCGGCGCCGGTGAGCAGCAGTGCGCAGCTGAGCACATCCGAGGTGACCAGTGCCCAGGTCACCGCGGACATCTCGTTCCAGATGCCGTTGCGGACGTAGAGGAACACCGTCACCAGCACCACGAGAACCGCGAGGATCGCGGCCACCACGGTCGTGGCGCCGCTCGCCCGGCGCGGCGCCGCCCGAACCGGGCCGAACGGCGGACCGGGGGCGAACGGCGGACCGGACGCGGACGGCGGTGCGGGCGGCGGCCACCCGGCTCGGCCGTCCCCCGGCGGTGGGACGTTCACGGTGCCTCCCTGCGGTGCGTGGGGTCGGTCGCGTTCAGCGTAGGTGCTCGATGCCCGCCGGAGGCGGCATCAGCGGGCGTCTGTTTGGGGTCCCCGGTCGTGGTGTCAGCCACTGCTGGGGTCCCCAACGGTGGTGCTGGCCCCTGTCGGGGTCCCCAGCGGTGGTGCTGGCCCCTGCTGGGGTTCCCAGCCGGGAACGGTCACCCTGCGGCCGCCTGCTCCTCATCCGGTGTTCGGCCGCCGGTCGCCGCCCTACGGTGAGATCGCCGAGGACCGGGGTGGCGTCGCTGGTGGAAAGGCCCAGATGGAAGCAGCGAAGAGTACGCGGTGGATGCTGGTCGGAGTCGTGACCGTCCTGCTCGTCACGATTGGCGGAGTCGTCGGCGGACGTGCCACGCTCGGTGCCGTGCCGTCCGACGAGGGAGGACCCGTGGCCGAGTCGAAGGAGCACGCGAAGCCGCTCGTGCTCGGCCACCGCGGGGCCGCCGGGTACCGGCCGGAGCACACGCGCGGGTCGTACGACCTCGCGGCGCGGATGGGTGCCGACTACATCGAGCCCGACCTCGTCTCGACGAAGGACCACGTTCTCGTCGCGCGGCACGAGAACGACATCACTGCGACGACCGACGTGTCGGAGCACCCCGAGTTCGCGTCACGCAAGACCACGAAGACGATCGACGGCACCGAGATCACCGGCTGGTTCACCGAGGACTTCACCCTCGCCGAGCTGAAGACGCTGCGCGCCAAGGAGCGCATCCCCGACCTGCGGCAGGAGAACACCCTCTACGACGGCCGCTACGAGGTGCTCACCCTGCAGGAGGTCTTCGACCTCCGCGAGCGGCTGGAGCGCGAGCTGCACCGACCGATCGGCCTGCTGCCCGAGCTGAAGCACTCGACGTACTTCAGCACGATCGGGCTCGACCTCGAGTCGGCGTTCGTCGAGACGCTGCGCAAGAACCACCTCGACTCCTCGCGGTCGCGGGTGACCGTGCAGTCGTTCGAGGTCACCAACCTGCGCGAGCTCAAGGAGAAATGGCGCATCCGCATCCCGACCGTGTTCAACACGAGCGTCAAGGGCAGGCCGTACGACTTCGTCGTCTCCGGCGATCCGCGCACGTACGCCGACCTGACGAAGCCCGCCGAGCTGCGCAGGCTGGCGCGGTTCGTCGACATCCTCGGACCGGAGAAGCAGCAGGTGATCCCGCTGCGCGCCGACGGCACGCTGGGGGAGCCGACGTCGCTGGTGAAGGACGCCCACCGGGCCGGCATCCAGGTGATGCCGTACACCTTCCGCGCCGAGAACTCGTTCCTGCCGAAGGACTACCAGGTGGGCGACGATCCGTCGGCGTACGGCCGCGCGATCGACGAGCAGCGGGCGTACCTCGACACCGGCATCGACGGCCTGTGGTGCGACCAGCCCGACATCTGCCTGGTCACCAGGGACGGCCGACCCTAGGCAGCCGGCACCGGCGGACTAGACGAGATATATCGCGAGCGGTACGCTGCTCGCGATATATCTCGTTGTTCCTCGGGAGGTGGCGTCATGGACGGACTTCGGGTGGCGGTCGTCGGCGGTGGTCTGGCCGGGCCGCTGCTGGTGCAGGGTTTGCTCGGAGCGGGTGTCGAGGCGACGCTGTGCGAGCGGGATGCCGGGGTCGCCGTGCGCGGGCAGGGGTTTCGCATCCATCTCGCACCGGAGGGTGACCTCGCATTGCGGCGGTGCCTGCCGCCGCACCTGTACCGGCTCGCCCGCGCGACGACGCCGACCCCCGGCGCCGGGGTCACGATCTTCGACTCCGACCTCAACGTCCTCAACCGGATCACCGACTTCGACGTCGCCGATCCGGAGCACGGCGAGCACCTCGTCGTGGACCGGATGGTGCTGCGGCAGATCCTCACCGCCGGGCTCGGCGACACCGTCAGTTACGGCAGGACGTGCACCGGGTACGACGAGCTGCCAGACGGCGGGGTGCGGGTCCTCTTCGCCGACGGCTCGGCGGTCGAGGCCGACCTGCTCGTCGCCGCGGACGGTTCCGGATCGGTGGTGCGCCGCCAGTTCCTGCCGCACGCCCAGGTGATCGACGCCGGGCTGGTCTCGGTCTACGGCAAGGTGCCGCTCGACGATGAGGTCCGCGCCCTGGTGCCGCCGTACGCGCTCGACGGGTTCTCCGCTGTCATCGGCGGCGACCGGTCGTTGCCGCTGGCCGGCGTCGAGTACGCCAGCGACCCGAATGACGCCGCGGCCGAACTGGCGCCCGGTCTCACGTTCGACGACACCAGGGACTACGTGATGTGGGTGCTCGTCACGCCGGCAGCGGAGGTAGCGTCGGCCGGGCAGGACGGGCGTGCGCTGGTCGACGTCGCGCGCAAGGCGGTCGCCGACTGGCACCCGTCGCTCGGGGCGGTGCTCGACCATGCCGATCCGACCACGGTGCGGTCGTCCCCGATCCGCACCGCCGTGCCGCTTGAGCACTGGGAGACCGGCCCGGTGACGTTGGTCGGCGACGCGATCCACTGCATGGTCCCCGCGGGCATCGGCGCCGCGGTCGCGCTGCGCGACGCCGCGGAGCTGACCGAGCGGCTGACCGACGTCGTCCGCGGTGGGTGCACCCTCCGCGAGGCGGTGCACGCGTACGAGGTCGAGATGCTCCGGTACGGCTTCGAGGCCGTCGCGGCGTCGCAGCAGACGCACCGGCTCACGCAGTAGCGTTCACATCGTCCGACGAAATCATTGACGATTTCGTCGGACGATGCCAGGCTGAGCGGCATGACGCAGCCGACGGCGGGGGAGATCGCGTACCAGCGGCTGCGCGACGCCCTGAAGAGCGGCCGGTACGCGCCGGGCCAGCGACTCGTCGAGCCCGACGTCATCGCGGAGCTCGACGTCACCCGCATGGCGCTGCGCGAGGCGTTCGCGCGGCTCGAGCACGAGGGTCTCGTCGACCGGCAGGCGAACCGTGGCGCCGCGGTCCGGCTGCTGTCGGTCGACGAGGCGGTCGAGGTCCTCGAGATCCGCGCCGTGCTCGAAGGGCTGGCGGCCAGGCACGCGGCCGTCCACGCCACCGACGCCGACGTCGCTGCGTTGCAGGAGACCGTCGTCGCGTTCGAGCAGGCACTCGCGGCTGCCGACCTCGCCGAGTGCGGTGCGGCGCAGGCGCGACTGCACGAGATCGTCACCACCCTCTCGCGGCGGCCGACCGCCGCGCGGCTCGCCGACATGCTGAGCGCGCAGAGCGCCCAGACGCGACTGCGCACGCTCCTCGTCGGCGGCAGGCTGCGTGAGTCCCTCGACGAGCACAAGGCGATCGTCGCGGCGATCGCGGCACACGACTCGGACCGGGCCGAGCTCGAGATGCGCGCACACCTGGCCCATGTCACCCAGACGGCGTCCGCAGCCCTGTGACGTACGCCCACCCGTCGAACAGGAGGCTCCCGTGATTCCGGCGGAGTTCAGATACGTACGCCCGGCGACGCTGGCCGACGCGCTGCGGTTGCTGCGCGACGAGCCCGACGCCCGCCCGCTCGCGGGCGGGCAGAGCCTGCTCACCCTGCTGAAGACGAGGGTGGTGCGGCCGGCGCTCGTCGTCGACCTCGGCGCGCTGACGGAGCTGCGTGAGCTGCGTCGCGACGACGACACGTTCACGGTCGGCGCCATGGTCACCATGGCGACACTGGCGCGCGACGACGCCGTCCGTGAGTCGGCGTCGATCCTGCCGCGCACGCTGACGCACGTCGCCGACGTGCAGGTGCGCAACCGCGGCACGCTCGGTGGGTCGCTCGCGTACGGCGACCCGGCGGGTGACCTGGCCGGTGCCGCGATCGCGGCCGGGGCGTCGGTGCGTGTCGTGTCGGCGGACGGTGAGCGCGTCGTGCCCGTCGCCGAGCTGTACGCCGGTCCGTTCGCGACGGTGCTCGCACCGGGCGAGCTCGTCGCCGAGATCCTGGTCCCACGCCATGACGGCGCGCGCACGGCGTACCACGCGATCGCCCGCCGGCCGGCAGACCCGACGCTCGCCGGTGTCGCCGTCGTCGCGCGGTTCGACGGCGACACGGTCGCCGACGTCGGCCTCGGCCTGGTGGGTCTCGCCGACCGCCCGCTGGCGGCGGTTACGACAGCGGGAGCGCTGCGCGGCAACGCCCTCACGCCCGACACGGTCGCCGCGGCCGTCACGGCGCTCGCCGGCGAGATCGCGCCGGTCGACAGCACCGCGGGCTCGGCGCGCTACCGCCGAGCGATCGCCCCGGCGGCGCTGGAACGCGCGCTGCGCGACGTCGAGCAGGACAGGGAGATGGCGAAGGCATGAGCGAGCGCAGGAGCTCGACGAGCACGACAGAGGTAGGGGCCGCGATTCGGTCGGCAGCGTCGACGACCTCGTCGCGGCGCCTGCCGGAGTCGGGTGAGGAGGCGGGCGCGTCATGAGTAGCGAACAGCACGAGACCGTCGCGGTCGACGTGAACGGTAAGCGCGTCGAGGCGAGCGTGCCGGTGCGCAAGCTGCTGGTCCACTTCCTACGGGAGCAGGCGGGACGTACCGGCGTGCACGTCGGCTGCGACACCGGCAACTGCGGCGCCTGCACCGTTCTCCTCGACGGGCAGCCGGTGAAGTCCTGCATGATGCTGGCCGTCCAGGCGTCCGGCGCGCAGGTCACGACGGTCGACGGGCTCGACGCGCCGTGCGTGCCGGCGCTGCGCAAGGCGTTCACCGAGCACGGCGCGATCCAGTGCGGGTACTGCACACCCGGCATGCTCACCAACGCGTGCGCGCTGCTGCGTGACACGACGGCACCCGACGAGGACGAGATCCGCGCGGCGCTCAAGGGCAACCTCTGCATGTGCACCGGGTACCAGCAGATCGTCGACGCGATCTCCTCTGTTTCGAACGACGATGAGGCGGTCTCGCGATGAAGATCTATGACCCCGAGCGCGTCCTCGCCGCTCGCAACTGGGTGGGCCACCGCGCGCCGCGCAAGGAGGACGCCCGCCACATGTACGGGCGGGCGAGGTTCCTCGACGACCTGCCGTTCGACGGCGGCACCATTGCGATCCTGCGCAGCCCGCACCCGCACGCGCGCATCGTGTCGGTCGACACCTCGCGCGCGCTCGCCGACCCGCGCGTGCTCGCGGTCGTGACCGGAGCGGATGTGCGCGACGAGACGAGCCCCGTCGCGTCCCGTTCGGTCACCGCGCCCGTCACGCAGTACGTCATGGCCGTCGACAAGGTGCGGTGGGTCGGCGAGCCGGTCGCCGCCGTCGCCGCGGTCGACCCGTTCGCCGCGCGCGACGCGCTCGACCTGATCGATGTCGAGTACGAGCCGCTGCCCTCGGTCGCGGGCATCGACGAGGCGCTCGCGGACGACGCGCCGCGCATCTACGACGACATCGACACCAACGTCCTCGTGCACGACGAGATCGCGCATGGCCCGATGGACCAGGCGTTCGACGACGCGGCGTTCGTGATCCGCGAGACGTACCGGGTGGGCAGGTTCAGCTCCACGCCGCTCGAGCCGTACGCCCTCACCGTGTCGTACGACCCGCGCACCGGGGAGTACGACGTCTACGCCAACGACCAGCAGCCCGCGCGGTCGATCGGCAACATCACCAAGGCGCTCGGCGTGCCGACGGCGAGCGTGCGGCTGTCGGTGCCCGACAGCGGCGGCTCGTTCGGCATCAAGCTCGCGGTCTGGCCGTACGTCCTCATCGGCTGCCTGCTCGCCAAGCGCGTCGACCGGCCGCTCAAGTGGATCCAGACGCGCACCGAGCACATGCTCGGCGGCACGCACACCCCCGACGTCGAGATGGATATGGAGCTGCCCGTCAGCGCGGACGGCAAGATCCTCGCGATGCGGCTGCGGAGCAGGGAGAACGACGGCGCGTTCATCCACACGGCGGGCATCTACGGGCTCATCAAGTTCGCCACCGCCGTCGGCCCGTACACGATCGGTGCCGCGAGCATCGACCTGATGAGCGTGGTGACCAACCGCGGTCCGGTGGTGCAGAACCGCGGTGTGGGCAAGCCGGCGATGACGTTCGCGCTCGAACGCTCGGTCGACCGCGCGGCGCGGCGGCTCGGTATCGACCCCGCCGAGTTCCGCATGCGCAACCTCGTGCCGAGCGAGGCGATGCCGTACACGACGCCCGCCGGCGAGATCTACGAGAGCGGCGACTACCCGGAGACGCTGCGGCGTGCGCTCGTGCTCGGGCAGTACGACGAGTTCCGCGCTCGGCAGGAGGCCGCGCGCGCCGAGGGCCGGCTGATCGGCATCGGCCTGTCCGCGGGCATCGAGCCCGGCACGTCCAACATCGGGTACTACTCGCTGCTCAAGGGCACGACGGACTACAACGGCAGCTCGGAGGGCGCGGTCGTCGGCATCGAGGTCGACGGCAGGGTGACCGTGCGGACGGGCTCGGTCGACACCGGTCAGGGCCACGAGACCACGATCTGCCAGGTCGTCGCCGACATGCTCGGCATCACGCCCGACGACATCAGCTTCGACACGTTCTTCGACTCGACCCGCTCGCCGTACACAGGCCAGTCGGGCGCGTACTCCAACCGCTTCAACGACGTCGAGGTCGGCGCGGTCATCACGGCGACCGAGCGCGTACGGAACAAGGTCTTCACGCTCGCCGCGTACCTGCTCGACGCGAAGGAGTCCGACCTCGTCCTCGACGCCGGCGCCGTCCGCGTCGGAGGCGACGCCTCGCGCACGGTCTCGTTCTCCGACCTGGCGAAGGTCGCGTACAACAAGGTCGTGCTGCTGCCGCCGGACATGGAGCCCGGCCTGCGGATCATGGCGTACTACCGCAACCCGATGGCCAAGCCGCCGAACCGCGGCGACTTCAACGTCCAGCTCACGCACTCCAACTCGGTGCACGTGGTGGTCGTCGAGGTCGACAAGGGCACCGGCATGCTCGACTTCCTCAAGTACGCGATCGTGCACGACTGCGGACGCCAGCTGAACCCCACCGTGGTCGAGGGCATGGCGATCGGCTCGACGGTGCACGGCATCGGCGCCGCGCTGCTGGAGGAGTTCCAGTACGACGATGCGGCCAACCCGCTCGCCACGTCGTTCCAGACGTACCTGAAGCCGGTCGCGCAGACCGTGCCGCGCATCGAGCTCGGCCACCTCGAGACGCCGTGCCCGTACACGCTGCTCGGCACGAAGGCGACCGGCGAGGGCGGATCGATCACCTCGCTCGCGGCGATCGCCGGCGCGATCGAGGACGCGCTGGTGCCGTACGGCGTGCAGGTCAATGCGCTGCCGGTCACGCCGGAGCAGATCCTCGAGGGGATCCACCGTGGCGCCCGCGACTGACCCCTGCGTCGACGCCCACGCCCACCTGGTGCCGCCGGCGCTCGTCGACGCGATCGAGCGGTCGTCCGCGAAGCTGCCCAGCGTCGGTGTGCACCGCGACGATGCCACCGTCACGCTGACGCTGCCCGGGCTCGGCACGCCGCGGCCGATCCCGCCGGTGCTGCTGGACCGCGCGCGCTCGCACGCGTGGATGGACGACCAGGGCATCGACGTGCAGGTCGTCGGCGTGTGGGCCGACCTGTTCGGTTACGGCCTGCCCGCGGGCGAGGCGGCGTACTGGCACCGGCTGCTCAACGACCTGCTGCAGGAGGAGGCCGCGGCGTCGGGACGCATGGTGCCGCTCGCGACGCTGCCGCTGCAGGACACCGCGCTCGCGATCAGTGAGCTCGAACGCGTGCTCGCCGCCGGCTATCGGGGCGTGACGATCGGCTGCTCCGCGGGCGCCGACGAGCTCGACGCCGACCG from Streptosporangiales bacterium includes the following:
- a CDS encoding glycerophosphodiester phosphodiesterase, translating into MLVGVVTVLLVTIGGVVGGRATLGAVPSDEGGPVAESKEHAKPLVLGHRGAAGYRPEHTRGSYDLAARMGADYIEPDLVSTKDHVLVARHENDITATTDVSEHPEFASRKTTKTIDGTEITGWFTEDFTLAELKTLRAKERIPDLRQENTLYDGRYEVLTLQEVFDLRERLERELHRPIGLLPELKHSTYFSTIGLDLESAFVETLRKNHLDSSRSRVTVQSFEVTNLRELKEKWRIRIPTVFNTSVKGRPYDFVVSGDPRTYADLTKPAELRRLARFVDILGPEKQQVIPLRADGTLGEPTSLVKDAHRAGIQVMPYTFRAENSFLPKDYQVGDDPSAYGRAIDEQRAYLDTGIDGLWCDQPDICLVTRDGRP
- a CDS encoding FAD-dependent monooxygenase; the protein is MDGLRVAVVGGGLAGPLLVQGLLGAGVEATLCERDAGVAVRGQGFRIHLAPEGDLALRRCLPPHLYRLARATTPTPGAGVTIFDSDLNVLNRITDFDVADPEHGEHLVVDRMVLRQILTAGLGDTVSYGRTCTGYDELPDGGVRVLFADGSAVEADLLVAADGSGSVVRRQFLPHAQVIDAGLVSVYGKVPLDDEVRALVPPYALDGFSAVIGGDRSLPLAGVEYASDPNDAAAELAPGLTFDDTRDYVMWVLVTPAAEVASAGQDGRALVDVARKAVADWHPSLGAVLDHADPTTVRSSPIRTAVPLEHWETGPVTLVGDAIHCMVPAGIGAAVALRDAAELTERLTDVVRGGCTLREAVHAYEVEMLRYGFEAVAASQQTHRLTQ
- a CDS encoding FCD domain-containing protein — its product is MTQPTAGEIAYQRLRDALKSGRYAPGQRLVEPDVIAELDVTRMALREAFARLEHEGLVDRQANRGAAVRLLSVDEAVEVLEIRAVLEGLAARHAAVHATDADVAALQETVVAFEQALAAADLAECGAAQARLHEIVTTLSRRPTAARLADMLSAQSAQTRLRTLLVGGRLRESLDEHKAIVAAIAAHDSDRAELEMRAHLAHVTQTASAAL
- a CDS encoding xanthine dehydrogenase family protein subunit M encodes the protein MSPRRRPQPCDVRPPVEQEAPVIPAEFRYVRPATLADALRLLRDEPDARPLAGGQSLLTLLKTRVVRPALVVDLGALTELRELRRDDDTFTVGAMVTMATLARDDAVRESASILPRTLTHVADVQVRNRGTLGGSLAYGDPAGDLAGAAIAAGASVRVVSADGERVVPVAELYAGPFATVLAPGELVAEILVPRHDGARTAYHAIARRPADPTLAGVAVVARFDGDTVADVGLGLVGLADRPLAAVTTAGALRGNALTPDTVAAAVTALAGEIAPVDSTAGSARYRRAIAPAALERALRDVEQDREMAKA
- a CDS encoding 2Fe-2S iron-sulfur cluster binding domain-containing protein, which codes for MSSEQHETVAVDVNGKRVEASVPVRKLLVHFLREQAGRTGVHVGCDTGNCGACTVLLDGQPVKSCMMLAVQASGAQVTTVDGLDAPCVPALRKAFTEHGAIQCGYCTPGMLTNACALLRDTTAPDEDEIRAALKGNLCMCTGYQQIVDAISSVSNDDEAVSR
- a CDS encoding molybdopterin-dependent oxidoreductase — its product is MKIYDPERVLAARNWVGHRAPRKEDARHMYGRARFLDDLPFDGGTIAILRSPHPHARIVSVDTSRALADPRVLAVVTGADVRDETSPVASRSVTAPVTQYVMAVDKVRWVGEPVAAVAAVDPFAARDALDLIDVEYEPLPSVAGIDEALADDAPRIYDDIDTNVLVHDEIAHGPMDQAFDDAAFVIRETYRVGRFSSTPLEPYALTVSYDPRTGEYDVYANDQQPARSIGNITKALGVPTASVRLSVPDSGGSFGIKLAVWPYVLIGCLLAKRVDRPLKWIQTRTEHMLGGTHTPDVEMDMELPVSADGKILAMRLRSRENDGAFIHTAGIYGLIKFATAVGPYTIGAASIDLMSVVTNRGPVVQNRGVGKPAMTFALERSVDRAARRLGIDPAEFRMRNLVPSEAMPYTTPAGEIYESGDYPETLRRALVLGQYDEFRARQEAARAEGRLIGIGLSAGIEPGTSNIGYYSLLKGTTDYNGSSEGAVVGIEVDGRVTVRTGSVDTGQGHETTICQVVADMLGITPDDISFDTFFDSTRSPYTGQSGAYSNRFNDVEVGAVITATERVRNKVFTLAAYLLDAKESDLVLDAGAVRVGGDASRTVSFSDLAKVAYNKVVLLPPDMEPGLRIMAYYRNPMAKPPNRGDFNVQLTHSNSVHVVVVEVDKGTGMLDFLKYAIVHDCGRQLNPTVVEGMAIGSTVHGIGAALLEEFQYDDAANPLATSFQTYLKPVAQTVPRIELGHLETPCPYTLLGTKATGEGGSITSLAAIAGAIEDALVPYGVQVNALPVTPEQILEGIHRGARD
- a CDS encoding amidohydrolase family protein, which gives rise to MRCRSRRSRSSRGSTVAPATDPCVDAHAHLVPPALVDAIERSSAKLPSVGVHRDDATVTLTLPGLGTPRPIPPVLLDRARSHAWMDDQGIDVQVVGVWADLFGYGLPAGEAAYWHRLLNDLLQEEAAASGRMVPLATLPLQDTALAISELERVLAAGYRGVTIGCSAGADELDADRLDELWAALAEHRVPVVMHPGFHAGDPRTRVYGMPNTLGRAYDTDVAVARLLYSGRLAGHPGLRILLMHGGGAVPYLWGRLQRNHALDPGGLADPATGIDALWFDSIVYRERALSYLLDFAGADRVLLGSDYPFPIMDPEPLRVVRDLDPAPDVRQRICSGNAHAFFGLPTPA